One Miscanthus floridulus cultivar M001 chromosome 11, ASM1932011v1, whole genome shotgun sequence DNA window includes the following coding sequences:
- the LOC136494171 gene encoding protein BYPASS1-LIKE-like has protein sequence MRGTMPATDSSSPAAAPLSSIGRSIGWSLRREQNQIHSFPPPPDDATDAFQRRAAELLTNLLAPPAADDVLSLAWTRRLLDAFLLCLEEFRALLFGSGDSPAARPPLDRLVADFFDRAVKALDLCNAVRDGLDLVRQWRKHLAIAAAVLASSPSASSALPPLGEAQIRRARKALTDLTILMLDDRDGGGVVGQRNRSFGRPANATNEKAARGHGQGQGHHRRSSSGGSSGSGSGTHLRSLSWSVSRAWSAARQLQAIGGGLPVPRPQDNAATGGLASAVYTMGAVLFIVAFALVAAIPCQDRGLHTHFSVPRNLPCSVPITTLYERILDESKKKERKNSCGLLKEIHQIELSSRHLMEITDAAEFPLHEDKDAQVREAAQDLVHLCETIKEGLDPLEREVRQMFHRIVRTRTEILDCLSKPHGTQ, from the coding sequence ATGCGAGGCACAATGCCGGCCACCGATTcctcgtcgccggcggcggcgccgctgTCCTCCATCGGCCGCTCCATCGGCTGGTCGCTCCGCCGGGAGCAGAACCAGATCCACTCCTTCCCGCCGCCGCCCGACGACGCCACCGACGCCTTCCAGCGCCGCGCCGCCGAGCTCCTGACCAACCTCCTCGCGCCCCCGGCCGCCGACGACGTCCTCTCCCTCGCCTGGACGCGCCGCCTCCTCGACGCCTTCCTCCTCTGCCTCGAGGAGTTCCGCGCCCTGCTCTTCGGCTCCGGGGACTCGCCCGCCGCAAGGCCCCCGCTCGACCGCCTCGTCGCCGACTTCTTCGACCGCGCCGTCAAGGCGCTCGACCTCTGCAACGCCGTCCGCGACGGCCTCGACCTCGTCCGCCAGTGGCGAAAGCACCTCGCCATCGCCGCAGCCGTCCTCGCCTCCTCTCCTTCCGCCTCCTCCGCGCTGCCGCCGCTCGGGGAGGCCCAGATCCGCCGCGCCCGCAAGGCGCTCACCGACCTCACCATCCTCATGCTCGACGACAGGGACGGCGGGGGCGTCGTCGGCCAGCGAAACCGCTCCTTCGGCCGCCCTGCCAACGCCACCAACGAAAAAGCCGCCCGCGGCCACGGCCAGGGCCAGGGCCACCAccgccggagcagcagcggcgggagctccggctccggctccggcaccCACCTCAGGTCCCTGTCCTGGAGCGTGTCCCGGGCTTGGTCCGCCGCGCGCCAGCTGCAGGCCATCGGGGGAGGCCTGCCCGTGCCCCGCCCTCAGGACAACGCCGCCACGGGAGGCCTCGCCTCGGCAGTCTACACCATGGGCGCCGTGCTCTTCATCGTCGCCTTCGCGCTCGTCGCCGCCATCCCGTGCCAGGACCGCGGCCTCCACACGCATTTCTCCGTGCCCAGGAATCTCCCTTGCTCGGTCCCCATCACCACGCTCTACGAACGCATCCTCGACGAGTCCAAGAAGAAGGAGCGCAAGAACTCGTGCGGCCTGCTCAAGGAGATCCACCAGATTGAGCTCTCCTCCAGGCACCTCATGGAGATCACTGACGCCGCCGAGTTCCCGTTGCACGAGGACAAGGATGCCCAGGTGCGGGAGGCCGCGCAGGACCTTGTGCACCTGTGCGAAACCATCAAGGAAGGGCTCGACCCGCTCGAGCGCGAGGTCAGGCAGATGTTCCACCGGATTGTGCGCACACGCACAGAAATCCTTGACTGCTTGAGTAAGCCACATGGCACCCAGTGA